CAGAGGTGGAACAGCCACTGGATGGATCAGAGTAAGAAGTCATAGCAGCAGGAGTGAAACAGCTGCCGGATGGTGCGGAGCAGGAGGTGATAGCAACAAAGGTGGAAGAGCTGCCGGGCGGAGCTGAGCAGGAGGAGGTGGGACAGGTGGATATGTGTGGGCAGATGCAGTCAAACCTGTTATACAAACAGCTGAACTCATCTTCCATATCCTAGAGGACTAGAGGACTTAGTAATTCCAttgcactttttgttgcaatgacaataaagttctattctattctatattatTCTTCTATTTTATATACTTTGTACAAACTATAAATGTTGCACTTTCTCCTGTTGTACTTCTGGTTAGATGCCAAACGACATTTCGTTACCTTGTACTTGTATAcgtgtaatgacaataaatctaatctaatctaatctaaaataatataatataatataatataatataatataatataatataatataatataataatgaatCACTaaatggatggaagttattgtgcattaTGTGAATATTTAGCTCTCCTCAGAATGTAGATATGTTGCTGATATTCCtcagatattgttccttctgtgttaaGAAGGAAGCCGCTTCatagctttaaattcatcctgctgactttttaccctGTAGTTATATAAATCTTGAAAACTTCacccttctttgtcataaaatatttatttcattatattaagatataataaatatcaaataaataactatttttgcaataaaaaatTGTTCCATAAACAAGTGCTTGGACACAGTATGTGGGCTCTAGTGTCCTTTGttgttcagcaggtagatgTTTAACAGGGcaatggctgcagggacaaaagagtatttgtgtctgttagtcctGCATTTTGGTAGAACGTGCCGGCGCCACGATGGAAGCAGCAAAATTTCACGAGCCAATGGGTTGCTTTGATGTGCAAGGATTAAACCAGCTTTGTTTAggattacttctgtaaattgtaatgaaattactttactcattacgccgctacttattactttaccatttcttaattttcCATGTGGACAtagacaaacatcatagccgaatcatcacCGCCAGTCTGCATAGTGTtcactgtatattgtaaacaaagtggctttaaaaccataagaacaacatcccttTCTGTAGGAGGAAATGGACACACTCGTCtcataataattttattcagtatttttctaaacctgggcgattcaatagtcgacagggggagcatgtctcctacaatgaacctgcaactagcttgttcatttctgtcttaccaGCTGCTGCACTCCAGGAagtgttgaaaaaagcttagcttccTTCCACTCACCAGCGAACAAAATCTTCCACCACAAGTTTGAACTGAAACTGGATCCGATCAGGACTTCACACATAGGCCAACACGgctcgagtaacgcagaaaaacacgttactgtagtGCAGTAGAGTAATTTCGTTGTAGcataacaaataatattttaagtgTAGGAATCGTTTTCTGGATGCATAGATGCCATTTTATGTCTGTCAGTCTTAAACATTCTTGTACATTCAACTAAAGAAATAAGAACAATTTATGTCTTTTGAAACAAGCTGCGTTAAATAATCTGTTATGTTTGTTGGGATACTGGAgcaggctccagcttccccttgAGCCTAAATTAGTggtgcagaaaatgaaaaaaattaaatgaatgatttaTATGCAAGGAAAcaaaattaagaaagaaaatattgcaGTGAGCTTCAGTAAGGCTGAAGAATTATTGCTGAAGACCACTTGAGCAGATTATAAGAAAAAGTGGACTTTCTGGAAGCAAAATTAAAGTAATGAGGGATGACTTGAGGCATTTAAGAGATAGAGGCGCGTTAATCTGTTTATCTTCTTAGAGCTTTTGGGCTAATGACATTAAGGTGGGGTTTACACCACTGTCCCCATTTTTACTTACAGACATGAGACTAGACaatgaaaaagttttttattctctgaagcaaatgtgaatgtgttttttttcctaaatacaAACCTATGAAgaccatttaaaaatattgaaaatgtgttaaatgcaAATGATTCCTGCTTAAATTTAGTTTGATACTGGAGATAACGCCTAACTaaacttttctctctttatttttacagaacCTGAATGAACAAACTCTTCCGGTATTCTTAGCGCAGCTCAGTAATGTTACTGTGAACAACAGTAATGAAATAACTGGATCTCCTGCCACCATTAAAGCTGTTGTTGATATACTTACAAATGTAGCCAATACATCTTTATTATTGTCTATCTCAATAAATAGAGATGTAATGACGGTGAGTGAATTAGTCTTGTGAGGTTTACTTATTCTAATCAATATGTTATCTTagatctaatttatttttttcctcattcaggATGTCCTGAGAACTGCAGATGTCCTCACCAGTAATGATGCAATTGATTCATGGAGTACTTTGAACAAAAATGATATTAAAAACATCACGTCATCAAGAAGCAACAACCCTGATGCAAAAAGTTCCAGCTCATCATTTTTACAGTCTCTTGAGATTATAACATCCCGTCTTACCAGTGACTCTTTCAACATCAGCACACCTCTTATTCTCTTGAACAAAACCACATTCACAGATACTTTTAGCAGTGACTTTAATTCCTCGGTGGCGGTAGACATACCAAAGTCTGATGGAAGAAACAAGTCAATAACTGTGATAACATTTGCCTCCATGAACAACGTCCTTCCTCCAAGAGATAAAGTCAATTCATCAGTTAATGTTATCAATGGAAAGGTTGCACTTATCCAGTCCAatggtacaaaaaacatttctataacATTTGATACTCTAAATGACACTCTGGGGAATCCGCAGTGTGTTTTTTGGAACTTCAGCCTCTACGATGGTCTGGGAGGATGGGACACTGAGGGCTGCTTCTTGGTGTTCAATGTAAACGAAACTGTCAGCTGTAACTGCAACCATCTCACCTCGTTCTCTATCCTAATGTCACCCAACATCCGCAATGACCCTGCCTTGGACTACATAACCTACATTGGAGTTGGCATATCCATGGGTTCCTTGGTGATATGTCTCATCATAGAAGGTGtcatatggaaaaaaataagaatgaacACTACGTCTTACTTGCGCCACGTTTCCATTGTGAACATCGCCGTTTCTCTCCTGATTGCAGACATTTGGTTTATTATTGGAGCGGCTATTTCTGATCAGAACAACACATCAGCATGctctgcagcagttttttttatccactTTTTCTACCTTGCTATGTTCTTCTGGATGCTAGCCTCAGCTCTGCTGTTGCTCTACCGCACCATCAGTGTCTTTGATGGAGGCTTATCTAAGATGTCAATGCTGGCTATTGGATTTTCTCTGGGATATGGTGCACCTCTCATCATTGCAGTCATAACAGTAGCTGTAACAGCACCTAAAGATACATATATCCGAGAAAATGCAATCTTCTGGCTTAACTGGGACGAGTCCAAAGCTCTGCTGGCATTTGTGATCCCTGCACTGTTGATAGTGGTGATAAACCTCATAATCCTGTTTGTGGTAATATACAAGATGTTAAGGAGGAGGGTGTCCACGACTGCTTCACAAGCAGGTGAGAAGCATGTTCTGCTGGTAATTGTCAGAAGTTTGGCTGTGCTCACCCCAATTTTTGGACTAACTTGGGGTCTGGGAGTTGGAACCATGCTCAACCCAGATAATGACGAAATCCATAttgcatttgcatttttcaATTCACTGCAGGTAAAAATTCAGTTGCTATCGATATTGTTTATTATATCATTGAATTACTTTTTATTACAGAATCCTTcatagcattttctttttttttttaagggtttcTTCATTTTGGTGTTTGGAACACTGTTGGACAAAAaggtttgtttgtctgtctcaGTATTCAAAATCTTAATGTGATGATAGGAAAGACATCCCCTGCTTTTACCTTTTATAATCTTCAGCTTATATTTAATGCTTAATTCCAGTAGAGTTATCTTCTAGGTATCCAGATGTTGGATTAACCAGTAATTGATTATGTGTATCAACCTGTTCTACTAAAGTTCTGCAACTCAAATCatactttaatttttaaattcagttcataGAAGTGTTGACCTAATTATTGATAACTATCTGGGAAACAGTGAAGGGAGGTGAATGACATAAGAACATAAAAAGTTCTTCAGACAGCTGGAACTGGTGAAGTAAGTTCTTGTATGAGTTATTAAAGCAGTGCACTAATTATTGAGAATTAACTTTCAGGTGCGATCTGAAATAGCAGCAATGTCACAATCTTCCCAGAGCGGGACGAGGGTAAGAACAGATCTCCTagtcatttctgtgtttgttgtttttgtcagttcATTTCCTGCTTCTGTGGCGGCCACTCATTCTCTCTTTTGCTCTTGCTATGATTTAGAGCACCAATGCTggaaaataattcagtaaaCTGGGATTCTTATGGCTATGGAGATGAGGAAAAGGTatataaaaatttatttcagaATGAGCTAATACCAACTTTATAATATTTGGACTTTTGCTGCAATCCAAAACTTTATTGAGATACAGAAATTAATcgttacattacattacatctGCCATCCAAACTGCTCCCAGGATGGATTCTTGGGCTAAATCTTCAAGTGTAACTCTTGATATTGTCTTGAATTGTCCCCAATATGTTTGGTACAGATGTCAATAATTCAGATAAAATGGCACataatttattaacatttgAATTTTGAGTTATTTAGTCTTTAACCCAGAACTAATAAATAACAGCTGTTCGTTATCTAATAAGGATTACCAAATTCTAGCATGCTAACAAGCTAAACaagcttttttctctttttccttgcAGATTCTTCAGGTGGCTACAATGTGTCATCAAATTTATCCAGCGACTCATTCAACAACACCTAATAATACACTGCTcagtttaaaaagacaaatcagACTTTTTGTTCTTAACAGCTTCATAATACATTGGTCTGAACTTTTATATACCATCCAAAACAAGATTTAATTAGATCTTTCTGGATTTGGTTTGTCAATAATGAAGGAAGCAATAATCACGTCTTCTTGTAAAACTATTACaactttataaaatatttaatattgtaGTCctaactgcttttttttttctttagtattttTCATGAGATTTACTTCCTCAtatcttttttaagttttcatctTTTGCAAGAGTTAAGTGATTTTTGTATATTATTAGACTAGATTTTAATACTCTGGTCAGACTTTTGCTGATTCTAAATCTAAGGGCTCATTCacaccaacattttttatttgaattctaGTCTGTTTGCTCAGATAGTTTGCTTCatttggggtattgtgaagGTGCAAATGAACTCTGATTTGGATCTTAAAGGTGGACTCGGTCTGCCTATGAATGTGGTTCTCAGTCAGTAAAATGTCTGATTTGTTTGATTGGTACAGTGTGAGCACCAACTGCATCTGGAAGAACCTTGCACCCCCCAACTGAACCAAGTCCCCAATCGTACTGAGCCTAGCGGACTATCCTGGAGTCTTTtcatctaaaaatgtttttgacatCTACAAGTAATCATcacatccacccatctatccatgtTTTACCTGCTCATTCCAATCTAGTTGGGGTTAGTCATTATATAGTTTGCTaattaaaaaacttttacagTAGCTGCGTCATCACTCTTCCTTTACAGATCAAATCTGATCTATGAAGCAAAGCCGTCCAACACAGAACAGCATGTTTGTTTACACTAAAGGAACAATGCTAAAAATTTCACCTTAATGTTCCATTTATTATTCCAACtactatttttaatgttttttatgtaattaataaattggaAACATCTCTGGTATAACAGTGATGCAGTGGTTAGTACTCTCATCTAACAGTTTGGCAGCAGCTTGTAGAGCCGGGATGGACACCTCCGGTCCtccttcaggttttagatgtttacctgTTGCAGCACATGTGATTTGATTTTTAGTTATCCAACATCCTTCTGTAAAGTTCACCAGAGCTCTGTTAATTATccttcatttgaatcaggtgcgtTGGagtagggaaacatttaaaacctgcaggacgccCTCAAGGACCAAAATTGCTGATTAATGTGTGATGTTCAGGTGCTGCTgttctcttttttaattttcgATATCTCTACATTGCACAACCTTGAGCAGACCTCCATTAAAACCAAATGTTActtaatttttatgtattttgtataATAGTTTTGTGTTGCTTAAAACGACAGAAGTGAAAACGCAAGTGGActttaaaacagtttgaaactccagtttttatttataaatttactaaatctgtgtaaaaaaatgatattttataaTTGTTTATGTCTCCTTTATgtctgaaaaatgaaagaatattacttaaataattttttgttttttttgtacacagatgaaaacatcatgacagaaatcaGTCTGTGCATAAATATACCACTGCATGGATTCAGCAgctccttgactacaactgtacaaggtttcatgagaacagaacaaagctcatagcttttatgcaggttttagtgtggatagtaccaggcgGACTTTCTATTTGGTCACTTGGATAtgcaaactgtgccaaattgtgctgtgtttgtatttcctccagaacttccaACACGGTGTATTTGGTTCTTTGTAATTTTTTGGACATGTtcatggcttttatccttcgttctaaatggataaaaagtcaaaatgaagcaaagaaattaaCGCTAttcgatattcgctctttccggtgcgcccacgtgcgtaactgcagcaaaatggcaatgatgctcctttgtttacgcgcaagcatttatacctgacagataaagtgtcgttcaagtgtaagatatcgtcggaaagcttgtaagatgtagaattcgaccaaactttatttacacatccCACATACACATGAATTAAAACAAGCGATCAGGTTGCCAGACCCTCAACAGCCAAGCGTACAGATTCACGGTTCTGTGTAGAAGCTTCTTGGTTGGGTCCTCATTCGGGTGTAGTACCATTCACCACATCTGTATAACATGTGgaaatttttcttaaaatgtcacaaaagATTGTGGATAAGTGGAAGGATTGGACAGCCGACACATTGGGGtcaatatataaaagaaaaaggttccaaaagaagaagagataaAAGGATAAAAAGGATTTGTTTATTGGgttaaagaaatgcaaaacaagGACATGTTTGAAAGATATGAGAGCTCTCCACCTAAAATGGATAtattcaacatgtttaaaaacaatttcagAATCAATTACAACCATCTTTAGATATTATACCAAATATATAAGGAAAGCAAAATatcctctccctccccgctcctgactgttaatgtagtgtgtgttgtgtgcaattaaaattgaggagcagtgaccgcaatgagccgggagccgcCGCCCAACATGCACCGCATGACATGCCCCctaggtgttgtttgtgtgttgtgtttcttgtgttttggtgtctcggtgcaattaaaactgagaggcgagtcgccatggggtgcatccaaggagaccactgaatggccccctccgctccaccccccatggctccacgcctcccaattccctacgtgtgtgtgtgtgtgtgtgagacagagagagcgggaagtaagaggggtccggggacgtaacaaacttccctctggatgttgagcctctagtggctTTAGGCACCCACGCTCCCCAGGAGGACCCCCAGGGcaggacaggccaggagagaCCGCCCCTCAcaaccgggccattcagggaccacagccagtgagccgtcaccgaccccagaaggtacccaccccccacatccctaacggggaatgagaggatggggacagggGCAGATCCAtggcacaccacccccaggcccgcctaacacatacatgcctcctcagccccacccacacaatataaacactcgcagagcatacaaccctcccactctcactccccagacacactcccactcatcctagcacatgcatacgcacgcacacaaacatacccccacaccctgtctcacaccccagcacctccccctataatcccccgaatcccactcagccctccttcaaacccctacaccccttctgcccccgggccataccctgggtcccagggcgacAACCAGACActagggcatgcaccaacccacaccacagcagcacatccgggcaggcccagacccccggcacagacggaccccaccacctcagagggaggaggaccacccccaggcaccagagtgCAGAACCCCCGCCCTACCCACCCCGGAATAGCCCCGCCCAGGTCTGACGCCCACCGACCCAGGcgtcaccagtggcctcaccccccgccacgaggcaactccaaccgctggcccccacagcccccgacagggccagacccagagccacacTGAGTCAATGTCAAAGTCAATGAAAAATTTATTATGTGATAAACAGTGAATTACGGTGAGTTCACTTggaggacgggctggagcgggcagacattCCCGTAAACACAGGCGAGGTCCAGGTCGGGTTCTTGAGGAGAGAGAACACAGAAGAGTCAACAAAGGTTTCACAAGACAGGGACAAAACTTAGGGCACGCTGCGTTGGTCAGCACCCCGGCGGTTCCTGTCAGCAGCCCCAACCAGGGCCGCCTTTGTAGCCCTCCACAGATGCCGCTTGACAGAGGGGACAGCGATCTCCGCTTCCTGTTCGGGAAAGAGCGGAGGCTGGAAGCCCAGGGATGCCTCGATGGCGGAGAGACCTGTGGCTGAGGAGACATGAGAGTTATGAGCATATTCTACCCAGCACAGGTGGCTGCTCGAGGCTGAGGGGTTGTTAGCAGCCACACAGCACAGGACAGATTCCAATTCTTGATTCAGTCGTTCTGCTTGTCCGGTGGTCTAAGGATGGAAACCAGAACTTAGGCTGACAGAGGCACCCAGCTCCGTACAGAATGCCTTCCAGACTCGAGACACGAACTGAGGTCCCCGGTCAGAGACAATGTCAGCCAGAATGCCATGGAGACGGAATACATAGTTGGAAACGATATCAGCGGTTTCCAAAGCCGAGGGCAGTCTGGGTAAGGCCATGAAATGAGCGGCTCTGGAGAATCTGGCCACTATAGTGAGAATGGTTGTGTTACCTTGAGATGGTGGAAGTCCGGTAACAAAGTCCCGTGCGATGTGTGACCAAGGCCTCCCGGGGATGGGGAGCTGACGTAGAAGCCCCGCGGGAGCCTGAGAGGAGGTTTTTCCTTACTCACAGACTGGACAAGCGGCCACGAATTCCCGGACGTCTCTTTCCAAGGTGGGCCACCAGAAGCGCCACCTGATGAGGGTTGCGGTGCGTGCTCGGCCGGAGTGACAGGCTACCCGGGATGAATGCCCCCACTGAATTACCTGGGAGCAGACATTATCacattaaacctttattttaaaaaagaggatagacagactttcttttaaaggatgTAGATATCTGTGGAAAATCatgtaaagtagaaaaaaaaagtccctgttatccaacctaatgacaagaaagataaatttaaaaaaatattttagcacatatttagaggcattgtggaaggtcgaGAGAGCTACTTgcggctccagagtcgcaggttggagacccctgatgtttgtaaaccaaaatttactgtgtattctttatatagctgtaggccttcttttaaaggaaagagacattttgcgtgtAATCACGATtcatcgcagcatgtcatgcaattaatcgcgattaaaacttttaatcgttgcccagcactaattaatatataatataaaatcaaaCCACTAAAACAGGTTCAGGTCCTTGGACTTGAAATAAAAGTCAGCCACTCTGGAACCCTGAGCATGGCccttaacccccaactgctccccctTGTGTCATAATAAGCCAGCCCACCACTGCTAGAACCCATTTCCGGGTTGCTGCTCATGTGTGTTAAGAAGGACCTTACAGAGACAGATTGGATTAACAACAATTTTTATTACAGAAGCTAATCTCAAATAACAGTCTCACTAAATAAGGCAAAGGAGGTTGAAATACTGGAGTCCAGATGAAAACCAGGTGAGTTGGAGCCAGGAGGGGAAGAGAAGGAAAGTCCATCTCTGCTGGAACGAGGTCTGACGAGTAGTGAGTGTGGAGCTGTAGTATAAACAAGTACTAtcactaagtaaataaaacataataaatagataagGTTAATTACAGTCAGTGCAATATATGTTTATGGTTATAAAGCAAAAATGCAGAGGGTTTTAAGGGTGAAGCGAAAGGTGTAGATGTTTTGCAGGGAGGGGATAGAGATCATCTTAGCTGCTCTCACAATGCATTGGAGGGTCCTCCTGCAGAATGTGGAGCAGGCACTGAACCACACGATAATGATGCTGGTCAGGACGCTCTAGATGGTGcctctgtagaaggtgcacATGATGGGTGCCGAGACTCAGTTTGGGGAGGAAAGAGAGGTGCTGGTTGGCTTTCTTGACCAGTCATGTGGTGTTGATGGTCGAGGAGAGGTCCTCTGTCATGTGCACATCCAGAAACCCAGGAACACACTCTCGCCACCGATAAGCTAACACAATCTAATTTTTGCACTATAACCATAAACTGACTGTAATTTGCCTTGTCCATCAAATATCGTGCTTTATTTACTTAGTgatagaacttttttttttgtttgttttttttgtattggcttatattcttgtatttcatgcaCCAAGGTTTGAGAGAACCATAATTCCCTctgtcctgtacatgctgcataataaagctgactttaaatttaaagtctATGAATAGCATTTGACTTGAGTTAGTCAATATTTAGTCTAATAACTCAAAGATGTTGGAGGCCGCCGCTCTCTGGTGGGATATCAGCGGTCAGCAGTAACATCAGTCTTTTTGTCATTTGGTTCATTTCGAGCTCTGATGTAAAAGATGCTGTCTCAGGTTCATTTTCAGTCACATCCACAAGTGGATCTTTAGTTTCTGATGTTGCTGAGTTCTTCATTTGTACAGGTAAGTAAACTGCTAGGTCCATCTGAAAAATGTCTTGGAGAATCAAAGGCACTAGTGGTGTCTGTAAGAACTGACCTAAGAGTGTTCTTCAAATGCTGTCAGCAGTGTGAACTGTAAAGGATACAGTTGCAGGAACCCATTTAGGCTCACCTTTGTAGTTCCTGGCCAACACATATTCTCCTGAGGCGAAGACTGTCTTTGGACTCATGATTGCTTTGTATGatctgtttctctttgttaCGACCCGATTCAGGGGCATGATTGGGCGTAACAAAAGATGACGCTGGGGACAGatggtaaaagtaaaataagcacattttattaaaaccccGTGAACGATGAGTGAAAACCTGTAACAAAAAAGCCCTACacaaaaaaagtacacaaaataaacaagtgctggggtttgtggacctgctgaaagaaacataccaaaacctataccaaaaaCCACCGAGTGAAAACCAAAAGACTGTACGGAACTCGGTGaagctaaaaccaaacaaaagagcagcagacccataaactaatgtgaccgtagtcacaaacaaaacaaacactaatctagcccaacaccaaatcaaaaataaacactatAGCAGAAACACACTAAAGTGTATCAGAGCCTGAACTGAACTGAGTGCATAAACTAAGGTGAatccaaactaaaaacagaaccaTCCGAAGTCCCCACATGGGACGCACCACAGCCAGGAATCCTCCTGCTGTGTCCAAACAATGGTCTGCCCCTCACATGATTCACCCACACAAAGCACAGCGAGTACTCAGTAAGCTTTGCTACTTAAAAATCCACCACAACTCGGAATGAGGCCACCTGTGCTAACCAGCCACATTCCTACAACACGCACACATAGTGACTAAGcgaggggaagcagcctgtgccaATCCAGCTTCCCCCCCTGACTGGCTTCAGCTGCAGCCCTTTCAGCCTCAGCCTCTAACAAGCTGAAGTCTGATTGGTCCATAGTGAAGCCAATCAGAGGGGCGGGGACGGAGGTGTGCCGGCTCCAGCCACTCCAGACAGGGCCTCCAGATCAGGCAATCAGTGGCAGAATGAgccgcagctgccagcaatagGCAGAGACCGTGACACTCTTGCAGCTTCTGAACAGTATATTTAACTGTAGGTGGTATAAGGACATCAAAAGCAGTGCGCAGATCTCTTTTGAACATCAGGCTTGCTGGAGATGTCTTTATGGTTAATGTGGACTTGTGGTAATTAAGTGGAAAACGGTGAAGTCTCCACTGTAAGCTTTCCTTCTCATTGCTAGGGTTTGAGTGCATGTTTCATTGTTTGAACAAACCCTTTGATTGCAGGATGATACGGATGTTACACTCCATTAGCTTGCAGAAACGCAACCACATCTTATGAAATAAGCTGAGGTCTGTTGTCGGAGACTAGCTGTACAGGAGATCCAAAACAGCTGAATATTTCTCTTAACATCTCTATTGTTTTCTCGGTAGTAGTTGATTGCATGACAGCCACTTCAGACCATTTACTGTGTGCGTCAACCACAACAACATCCTGTCCTCAAATGGACCAGCAAAGCAAAGTCAATATGCACATGATGCCATGATTCCTGTGGAAACTCATTGCCATCGCTTTCATTCTCACTATGCCACTGTGCCCTGCATTCAGTTGCTGCAACATTTTTGTTCTGTGGAATAATCACCCCACCGCAAACATCCTGACTAAATTGACAGTTCTGATTGGCTACCAAGGAAAGAGTTCAAGTTGACCGCATGTTCAGCAGGCCGAGAAATCACTGCTCCAACTCCATATGGAGACCATACCACAGACCAGTTGAATCGGCAGTGATGGACTGAAATGTGTCAGAACCTCTGTTGTTaacacatctttttctttttgaaaatcaTCTTGACAGTCAGTTGTCAACCTCCACACTTTCTCCTTGTGTAGCAGGTCATGCAGTGGTTTCAGAAGCGATGCCAGGTTGGGaagaaaatgataataatagttCAACAGCCCCAAGAAGGACTTCAGTTGACTGACATTTTGTGGCGGTGGTgacctgcagcaacacacctgatccaaatgacagcttgttgtcaagttctgcacaagcctctaaATAATCCATTAATAGTTTGACTCAAGTGTATCACAGcaggtaaatatttcagatctGCAGGACTGTGACTATCGAGGTTCACAGTTGGTGATCCCAGCActagtgcatcagaaaaatcttaatataaaaagggcttgaaataactgtgtcagatgagtaaaaaaaaattttaacttttaaaaactcagtattttaattaattatgatCCTGTACATGCAGGTCCAGTAAATATTCCTTACATTTCTATATCATCAACAGCTGtaattttctaataaacagacccagtaaaaccgtGTTGTTTACACTGACTCTGATCCCAGTTCAACGTGATCATGGCAGAGTTACACCCATATggaaaagaaatctaaaaaactcataaaaaatTTGTGTCACATGTAGTTGGCTTCATGTATTGTGGATCATGTAAGTCTTATATGATTTACTTCTGAAAGTGGCCacttttgcatttctttcatACATGATAATAAAAAGGATCACATAAGGATCATGCTCAAAATATGTATGTGGTATATAA
The sequence above is drawn from the Melanotaenia boesemani isolate fMelBoe1 chromosome 22, fMelBoe1.pri, whole genome shotgun sequence genome and encodes:
- the LOC121634039 gene encoding adhesion G-protein coupled receptor F1; the encoded protein is MTDVLRTADVLTSNDAIDSWSTLNKNDIKNITSSRSNNPDAKSSSSSFLQSLEIITSRLTSDSFNISTPLILLNKTTFTDTFSSDFNSSVAVDIPKSDGRNKSITVITFASMNNVLPPRDKVNSSVNVINGKVALIQSNGTKNISITFDTLNDTLGNPQCVFWNFSLYDGLGGWDTEGCFLVFNVNETVSCNCNHLTSFSILMSPNIRNDPALDYITYIGVGISMGSLVICLIIEGVIWKKIRMNTTSYLRHVSIVNIAVSLLIADIWFIIGAAISDQNNTSACSAAVFFIHFFYLAMFFWMLASALLLLYRTISVFDGGLSKMSMLAIGFSLGYGAPLIIAVITVAVTAPKDTYIRENAIFWLNWDESKALLAFVIPALLIVVINLIILFVVIYKMLRRRVSTTASQAGEKHVLLVIVRSLAVLTPIFGLTWGLGVGTMLNPDNDEIHIAFAFFNSLQGFFILVFGTLLDKKVRSEIAAMSQSSQSGTRSTNAGK